The following are encoded together in the Bacillus sp. V2I10 genome:
- a CDS encoding MFS transporter codes for MKRIHYSWIILSVTFLAIIVAGIIRSSSGVFIVPFEKEFGWDRPVISLAFAISLFLYGLSGPFMAALIEVLGLKRMMILAMTTLLSGIVLTFFMQDSWQLILIWGVIIGLGSGLFLTVLSPYVANRWFVKRRGLAVGILTASTATGQLILLPVLAWITEVYSWREAISLVLFLCLGMFVIILIFMKNSPMDIGILPYGSEDEEPIESSFQKENPIIMAFQGLIEAIKAKEFWLLAGSFFICGLSTSGLIGTHFIPVCISFGIPAVTAAGLLSFMGIFDLIGTTASGWLSDRFDNRWLLFWYYGLRGLSLLLLPYALFEGSTSLLIIFSIFYGLDWIATVPPTIGISQQVFGIEKSGIIYGWIFAAHQAGAAAAAFGGGMIYKVLSSYTWAFLISGLFCLVASLFVLVIKKQEAPAIMENRTVKG; via the coding sequence ATGAAACGTATTCACTATAGCTGGATCATTTTATCTGTCACTTTTTTGGCCATTATTGTAGCCGGCATTATCAGATCTTCCTCGGGAGTATTTATCGTGCCTTTTGAGAAGGAATTTGGCTGGGACCGCCCCGTCATATCGCTTGCTTTTGCCATCAGTCTGTTTCTATATGGCCTGTCGGGACCATTTATGGCTGCCCTGATCGAAGTGCTTGGCTTAAAAAGAATGATGATTCTTGCGATGACCACCTTACTGTCAGGGATTGTACTCACTTTTTTCATGCAGGATTCCTGGCAGCTCATTCTAATATGGGGTGTTATTATAGGTCTTGGTTCTGGGTTGTTTTTGACCGTATTGAGCCCTTATGTTGCAAATCGATGGTTTGTTAAAAGGAGAGGGCTTGCCGTTGGAATTCTGACAGCAAGCACCGCAACCGGCCAGTTGATTTTACTGCCGGTTTTAGCCTGGATCACTGAAGTTTATTCATGGCGGGAAGCCATTTCCCTTGTTTTATTCCTTTGTCTTGGAATGTTTGTAATCATCCTGATTTTTATGAAAAATTCACCAATGGATATCGGGATTTTGCCTTATGGATCAGAGGATGAAGAACCAATAGAAAGCTCGTTCCAAAAGGAAAATCCGATCATCATGGCATTTCAGGGCTTAATCGAAGCAATAAAAGCAAAGGAATTTTGGCTGCTTGCAGGAAGCTTTTTTATATGCGGGCTATCGACGAGCGGGTTGATCGGAACGCATTTTATTCCGGTTTGCATCAGTTTTGGTATTCCGGCAGTGACAGCTGCGGGCTTGCTGTCCTTTATGGGCATCTTTGATTTAATCGGAACAACGGCGTCTGGTTGGCTTTCAGATCGATTTGATAATCGCTGGCTGCTGTTTTGGTATTACGGACTTAGAGGTTTGTCTTTGCTGTTATTGCCATATGCATTATTTGAAGGCTCTACAAGTCTACTAATCATTTTTTCTATTTTTTACGGTTTGGACTGGATTGCGACTGTTCCGCCCACGATTGGAATATCGCAGCAAGTCTTTGGTATTGAAAAGAGCGGAATTATTTATGGATGGATTTTTGCTGCACATCAAGCTGGTGCTGCCGCGGCTGCCTTTGGCGGGGGAATGATTTATAAGGTTCTCAGCTCTTACACGTGGGCTTTTCTTATATCTGGTCTATTCTGCTTGGTGGCGAGTTTGTTTGTTTTAGTGATTAAGAAGCAGGAAGCGCCTGCAATTATGGAAAACCGTACTGTAAAAGGGTAA
- a CDS encoding DinB family protein — protein MNKRPEQNEYAQYYAGYISMIPEGDIEQLLKQQVKDTLHLLNDLSETEGEFRYAPGKWSIKEVIGHVVDTERIMAYRLLSIARGDAAQLPGYDENAYIAQANFNQEKMEDLLQNLFVVREGTLLLLKSLKEKDWLRWGTANQLDVTVRAIACIIAGHELHHRKILKERYLGAKEFSAG, from the coding sequence ATGAACAAACGCCCGGAACAAAATGAATATGCACAGTATTATGCAGGATATATCAGCATGATACCTGAAGGAGATATTGAACAGCTTTTAAAGCAGCAAGTAAAGGATACCCTGCATTTGCTTAACGACCTTTCTGAAACAGAAGGGGAATTCAGATACGCACCGGGTAAATGGAGCATAAAGGAAGTGATCGGCCATGTTGTGGATACTGAAAGAATCATGGCATACCGTCTTTTATCCATTGCAAGGGGAGATGCGGCGCAGCTGCCTGGCTATGATGAAAATGCATATATAGCTCAGGCGAATTTTAATCAGGAGAAGATGGAAGATCTCCTTCAGAACCTGTTCGTTGTCCGAGAGGGAACGCTGCTCCTGCTTAAGAGTTTAAAAGAAAAAGACTGGCTGAGATGGGGAACGGCAAATCAATTGGATGTTACAGTACGTGCGATCGCATGTATTATTGCCGGTCATGAGCTTCATCACCGAAAAATCCTTAAAGAACGCTATTTGGGGGCGAAGGAATTTTCAGCTGGATGA
- a CDS encoding NUDIX domain-containing protein: MVSFQPLAGSFVIFKCRGKFLLCFSIKRKQWELPGGRRKIGESPKECAIRELFEETGQFVPELDFAGLLKKRKKRTGKVKYSPIFFAAAEDLKPFKVNKETSKIQLWNLSKNIGSVDETHFRLLIRLEKMVRDGNWT, encoded by the coding sequence ATGGTTTCATTTCAGCCGTTGGCAGGATCTTTTGTTATTTTCAAATGCAGGGGAAAATTCCTGCTTTGTTTCAGTATAAAGAGAAAGCAATGGGAGCTTCCCGGCGGGAGAAGGAAAATCGGGGAATCTCCAAAAGAATGCGCAATAAGAGAGTTATTTGAGGAAACCGGGCAATTTGTTCCGGAACTGGATTTTGCAGGTTTGCTGAAAAAAAGAAAGAAACGCACGGGAAAAGTAAAATACAGTCCAATTTTTTTCGCTGCTGCAGAGGATTTAAAGCCGTTTAAAGTGAATAAGGAAACATCCAAGATTCAATTATGGAACCTTTCTAAAAACATAGGCTCTGTAGATGAAACCCACTTTAGGCTTTTGATCCGTTTGGAAAAGATGGTGAGGGATGGGAATTGGACATAG